One Hemitrygon akajei chromosome 11, sHemAka1.3, whole genome shotgun sequence DNA segment encodes these proteins:
- the smcr8a gene encoding guanine nucleotide exchange protein smcr8a isoform X2 has translation MIAAPDVVALTREDDYGEQYNIEPAPPFQFQPENPWSKTATAKFEKDFILISEFSEQVGPQPLLTIPDNARGNFDLNYFSLRIMSVDYQASFVGHPPGTSYPKLNFVEDSKVVLGDSKEGAFAYVHHLTLYDLEARGFVRPFCVAYISTDENKIMQQFQELSADFSKASECLKAGNRKAFANELEKKLQDLEYTRNVLHNETEIQKKSNDKGYYSSIAIEKANELANVEKCIIEHQDLLMQIRNYSYKKTRDMDYFSYEQDNGTEHSDSGLEQLPNKDELYEKNNFSDTSSYIPKFTKAKSAKCFEKKLKTLEELCDSYFFNQTLEQLRQVEKFFRGDVCYLLTSQIEKVLLQQQQTTFFLFEDPLLFTGEGQHCEKPLPSFNIIRAKVFEHPCLSTQSSNCESYKSCVESVPIKLDQQTSVENYHGTVADSIPCKNLLATSDHLELKGKGSISSGESIEILGTEKSCPAPVLLLKSDSQIDLQSPHLEVVRRKFVGTKRTNSEDSIEVLSTTETLIPEDLKPMYPSAIHEEESPLDEEDIGLNNTEQGLVQLDANLNHTNGFSNTNFENRTITLSVLSEPVDHSCCIGKESPHFTKSVPTFLTEEYGDEVVNVPPQRSKTIGQIFHSDYLQKNDGHGLYETVCEKECSDLPSNEETAQISMDEYLDNTSYISASLCSDRTPSPALATSPSKRSFGKRKKHSGKNSLWFIRHYSFAQQAIFSLLSGRTLVVVGEQEGKVKKIVDALSIFVPNYNRDAESVKQWVTFPLHVDDLQTWKLIGLQSVELALCATATWQPQQPK, from the exons ATGATCGCTGCCCCCGATGTCGTAGCTCTCACCCGCGAAGATGACTACGGGGAGCAGTACAACATAGAGCCGGCACCCCCTTTTCAATTTCAACCTGAAAACCCCTGGTCCAAGACGGCCACGGCTAAATTCGAGAAGGATTTCATTCTCATTTCCGAGTTTTCCGAGCAGGTAGGCCCTCAGCCTTTGTTAACGATCCCGGACAATGCCCGCGGTAACTTTGATCTCAACTATTTCTCTCTCAGGATTATGTCTGTGGATTATCAAGCCTCGTTTGTGGGGCACCCTCCTGGGACGAGTTATCCGAAACTCAACTTCGTCGAGGACTCCAAGGTGGTGCTGGGGGACTCTAAGGAGGGGGCTTTTGCTTACGTTCATCATTTGACTCTCTATGACTTGGAAGCAAGGGGATTCGTCAGGCCTTTCTGCGTGGCTTACATCTCCACGGATGAAAACAAGATTATGCAGCAGTTCCAAGAACTTTCGGCGGACTTTTCCAAAGCCTCCGAGTGTTTGAAAGCTGGTAACAGAAAAGCGTTTGCTAATGAACTGGAAAAGAAACTTCAGGACCTGGAATATACTAGGAATGTGTTGCACAATGAAACGGAAATCCAGAAAAAGTCCAACGATAAAGGATATTACTCCTCGATAGCAATAGAAAAGGCCAATGAACTGGCTAATGTGGAAAAGTGTATAATTGAACATCAAGATCTTTTGATGCAGATTAGAAATTATTCGTACAAAAAAACAAGAGACATGGACTACTTTTCTTATGAACAAGATAATGGTACAGAACACTCAGACTCTGGGTTAGAGCAGTTGCCAAATAAGGATGAATTATATGAAAAAAATAATTTTTCTGATACAAGCTCCTACATACCCAAATTCACAAAAGCTAAGTCAGCAAAATGCTTTGAAAAGAAACTGAAAACCTTAGAGGAGCTTTGTGACAGTTACTTTTTTAATCAAACATTAGAACAACTTAGGCAAGTAGAGAAATTCTTCAGGGGGGATGTGTGCTACCTCTTGACCAGTCAGATTGAAAAAGTGCTTCTTCAGCAGCAACAAACAACTTTTTTTCTCTTTGAAGACCCACTACTCTTCACTGGTGAAGGACAGCACTGTGAAAAACCACTTCCTAGTTTTAATATTATCAGGGCTAAAGTTTTTGAACACCCTTGTTTATCAACTCAGTCCAGCAACTGTGAGTCATACAAATCGTGTGTGGAGTCTGTACCAatcaaactggatcagcaaaccaGTGTTGAGAATTATCATGGGACTGTGGCTGATTCCATTCCATGCAAAAACCTCCTAGCAACTTCAGACCATCTTGAATTGAAAGGGAAAGGAAGTATCAGCAGTGGCGAAAGCATTGAAATCCTGGGTACAGAAAAATCCTGCCCGGCCCCAGTGTTGTTACTCAAATCTGACAGCCAAATAGACTTGCAGAGCCCGCACCTGGAGGTTGTGAGGAGGAAATTTGTGGGTACCAAGCGGACAAACAGTGAGGACAGCATTGAAGTTCTAAGTACTACTGAAACTCTGATTCCTGAAGACCTTAAGCCTATGTATCCAAGTGCAATACATGAAGAAGAATCACCTTTGGATGAAGAAGATATAGGACTGAACAACACTGAACAAGGTCTAGTGCAATTGGATGCAAATCTAAATCATACTAATGGATTTAGCAATACAAATTTTGAAAATAGAACCATTACCTTGTCTGTTTTATCTGAGCCAGTTGACCATTCTTGTTGTATTGGGAAAGAGAGTCCACATTTTACTAAGTCAGTACCTACATTTTTAACTGAAGAGTACGGTGATGAAGTTGTCAATGTTCCACCACAACGCAGTAAAACTATAGGTCAAATATTCCACAGTGATTACCTCCAGAAAAATGATGGACATGGATTGTATGAAACCGTCTGTGAAAAAGAATGCAGTGATCTACCCAGTAATGAAGAAACagctcaaatttccatggatGAGTATTTGGACAACACGAGTTACATTAGTGCATCTTTATGTTCTGATAggactccttctccagccctcgcAACCAGTCCATCAAAAAGATCCTTTGGTAAACGCAAGAAGCATTCAGGGAAAAATTCTCTGTGGTTTATACGGCACTATTCTTTTGCACAGCAGGCAATATTTTCATTGCTGTCTGGGCGGACCCTTGTAGTAGTTGGTGAACAAGAAGGAAAAGTCAAGAAGATTGTTGATGCTTTGTCGATATTTGTCCCTAATTATAATAGGGATGCAGAGTCTGTAAAGCAATGGGTAACTTTTCCTTTGCATGTCGACGATTTGCAGACTTGGAAACTCATCGGACTTCAAAG tgtgGAATTGGCCCTCTGCGCCACAGCAACCTGGCAACCCCAACAACCCaaataa